One segment of Candidatus Blochmannia ocreatus DNA contains the following:
- a CDS encoding F0F1 ATP synthase subunit B has translation MNINATILGQAISFILFVWFCMKYVWAPFMSIIEKRRKEIADDFAVAKRVRQESDNANVAAKICLTQARIRAKEIITQANMCRTRILDEAKNIAEKEYNKFLSKAREQIAHERQCVSAELKKQVGQLIIESVEKIIECSMNETINSDIVNKVIDTLSYED, from the coding sequence GTGAATATTAATGCAACTATATTAGGCCAAGCTATTTCGTTTATTTTATTTGTTTGGTTTTGTATGAAATATGTTTGGGCTCCATTTATGTCTATTATTGAAAAGCGCCGAAAGGAAATAGCTGATGATTTTGCTGTAGCTAAACGTGTTAGACAGGAATCTGATAATGCTAATGTTGCAGCGAAAATTTGTTTAACCCAGGCACGAATTAGAGCTAAAGAAATTATTACTCAGGCAAATATGTGTAGAACACGTATTCTGGATGAAGCTAAAAATATAGCAGAAAAAGAATATAATAAATTTTTATCTAAGGCAAGAGAACAAATTGCCCATGAAAGGCAGTGTGTTTCAGCAGAATTAAAAAAACAAGTTGGTCAACTTATTATTGAAAGTGTAGAAAAAATCATAGAATGTTCTATGAATGAGACAATAAATTCAGATATCGTCAATAAAGTAATTGATACATTATCATATGAGGATTAG
- a CDS encoding F0F1 ATP synthase subunit delta, whose protein sequence is MESSVLTIAYIYATAVFDVAVSQKNIDTWQKSLSIFSKIIENTLMKSLCFRCLAPKKLSEIFLKICEDYQKKKMDIFSKNLIYIISENNRLLLLPVIFKEFLRLRYIYENSIRIKIITAWPLNSYQLKKINKIMSKRLSKSVNLENIVDKQILSGIVIQIGDTIIDNSVRNRIFRLNHILQF, encoded by the coding sequence ATGGAAAGTAGTGTGTTAACCATTGCGTATATATATGCAACAGCTGTATTTGATGTGGCTGTGTCTCAAAAGAATATAGATACGTGGCAAAAAAGTTTAAGTATATTTTCTAAAATAATAGAAAATACTCTTATGAAATCTTTATGTTTTAGATGTTTAGCTCCTAAAAAGTTATCAGAGATATTTTTAAAAATATGTGAAGATTATCAGAAAAAAAAAATGGATATTTTTAGTAAAAATTTAATTTATATAATTTCAGAAAATAATAGATTGTTACTATTACCAGTAATTTTTAAAGAATTTTTACGTTTACGTTATATATATGAAAATTCTATAAGAATTAAAATTATTACCGCTTGGCCTTTAAATTCTTATCAGTTAAAAAAAATTAATAAAATTATGTCTAAACGCTTGTCTAAATCGGTAAATTTAGAAAACATTGTAGACAAACAAATATTATCTGGAATAGTGATCCAGATTGGAGATACTATAATTGATAACAGTGTACGTAATCGTATTTTTCGTTTAAATCATATATTACAATTTTAG
- the atpA gene encoding F0F1 ATP synthase subunit alpha: MQLNSSEISELIKKRIMQCDITSEIRNEGTIIAVGDGVIRIYGLTNVMQGEMIALPNEQFAVALNLERDSVGAVVMGSCVNISEGMIVRCTGNILRVPVGYELLGRVINTLGVPIDNKGTIQCSEYLPIEASAPSVIDRKSIDEPIQTGYKSIDSMIPIGRGQRELIIGDRQTGKSALAIDTIINQRFSGVKCIYVAIGQKAITVANVVKKLEEYDALSNTIVVLASASESAVLQYLAPYSGCAMGEYFRDLGEDVLIVYDDLSKQAIAYRQISLLLRRPPGREAYPGDIFYLHARLLERASRVSADYVAHCTNGKITGKTGSLTALPIVETQAGDVASFIPTNVISITDGQIFLESRLFNAGIRPAVDPGISVSRVGGSAQTKIMKVLSGGIRTALAQYRELEAFSQFASELDDITQKQLQYGQKVTELLKQKQYVPMSVSSQSIVLFAAIHGYLDDIAISKISDFESSLILYMNYAETELMQIIDKSGIYDTNIENRFKSILNTFKKNQSW, translated from the coding sequence ATGCAATTGAATTCTAGTGAGATTAGTGAGTTGATTAAAAAGCGCATTATGCAATGCGACATTACTTCGGAAATTCGTAATGAAGGTACGATTATTGCAGTAGGAGATGGAGTTATTCGTATATATGGATTGACAAATGTAATGCAAGGTGAAATGATTGCTTTGCCAAATGAGCAATTTGCTGTTGCTCTAAATTTAGAGCGAGATTCTGTAGGCGCAGTAGTTATGGGGTCGTGTGTAAATATTTCTGAGGGGATGATAGTACGATGCACAGGAAATATATTAAGAGTTCCTGTTGGTTATGAATTATTGGGCCGAGTAATAAATACATTAGGTGTGCCTATAGATAATAAAGGAACTATACAGTGTTCAGAGTATCTTCCAATAGAAGCTTCTGCTCCTAGTGTTATTGATCGTAAATCAATAGATGAACCGATTCAAACTGGATATAAATCTATCGATTCTATGATACCTATAGGACGTGGGCAACGGGAATTAATTATAGGAGACAGACAAACTGGAAAATCTGCTTTAGCAATTGATACGATCATCAATCAACGTTTTAGTGGTGTTAAATGTATTTATGTTGCTATTGGGCAAAAAGCAATAACTGTAGCTAATGTGGTAAAAAAATTAGAAGAATATGATGCATTATCTAATACTATTGTTGTTCTTGCATCTGCTTCTGAATCCGCTGTGTTACAGTATTTAGCGCCGTATTCTGGATGTGCTATGGGTGAATATTTTCGTGATCTTGGTGAAGATGTATTGATTGTGTACGATGATCTTTCTAAACAAGCAATTGCTTATCGGCAGATTTCTTTATTATTAAGGCGTCCACCTGGAAGAGAAGCATATCCAGGAGATATATTTTATTTACATGCCCGTTTATTAGAGCGAGCGTCGAGAGTAAGCGCTGATTATGTTGCCCATTGTACTAATGGAAAAATAACAGGAAAAACTGGTTCTTTAACTGCATTACCTATTGTTGAAACGCAAGCTGGTGATGTTGCTTCTTTTATTCCAACAAACGTTATTTCTATTACTGATGGTCAAATTTTTTTAGAATCTCGTTTGTTTAATGCTGGTATTCGGCCTGCAGTGGATCCTGGAATTTCTGTATCGCGAGTTGGAGGATCAGCGCAAACTAAAATTATGAAAGTTTTATCTGGTGGTATTCGAACCGCTTTAGCTCAGTATCGTGAATTAGAGGCGTTTTCTCAATTTGCGTCAGAATTAGATGATATAACGCAAAAGCAATTACAGTATGGTCAAAAGGTTACTGAATTATTAAAGCAAAAGCAATATGTTCCTATGTCTGTTAGTTCTCAATCTATTGTTTTATTCGCAGCTATACATGGTTATTTAGATGATATTGCTATATCAAAAATAAGTGATTTTGAATCTTCTTTAATATTATATATGAATTATGCAGAAACAGAATTAATGCAAATAATTGATAAAAGTG